The following DNA comes from Deltaproteobacteria bacterium.
GATATATGAGCTTGCCGGAGATATTTTTAATATTAATTCTCCCAAACAATTAGGAGAAATTCTCTTTGAAAAGCTTAAGCTCCCTACCATCAAGAAAACGAAAACCGGTTTTTCAACCAATGTGGAAGTTCTTACCAAATTGGCTGAAAAACACGACCTGCCTGCCAGGATACTGGAGTACCGCTCCATTGCCAAGTTGAAATCAACCTATGTCGATGCGCTGCCACGGCTGGTCAATGAAAAAACGGGGCGCGTCCATACGAGCTATAACCAAACCGTTACCTCGACAGGAAGGCTTTCCTCCAGCGATCCCAATCTTCAGAATATTCCCATCAAAACAGAGCTGGGAAGAAAAATCAGGGAGGCATTTATTCCCGAAGAAGGGTCTCTCATTTTTGCTGCCGATTATTCCCAGGTCGAGCTTAGAATCATGGCCCACCTGTCGGAAGATCCCGTTTTAATTAAATCCTTCGAAAAAGGGGAAGACATTCACAGGCGAACGGCAGCGGAAGTATTCGGCATATTCCCTGAAATGGTGACGGACCGGATGCGCCGTGAAGCAAAGGCCATTAACTTCGGCATTATCTACGGCATGAGCGCTTTTGGCCTGTCAAAAGAACTCTCTATCACTCCCAAAGTAGCCAAGGCCTACATTGACGGTTATTTTCAGAAATACAAAGAAGTGCGCCGATATCTCGACATGACCATCGAATCAGCACGGGCAAAAGGTTATGTAACAACCATTATGAACAGGCGCTGCTACGTTCCCGATATCAACTCACCGAGCGCCATGCAGCGGCAGTTTGCCGAGCGCGCAGCCATCAATGCCCCCATCCAGGGAAGCGCCGCCGATATCATTAAAGTAGCCATGGTTCGTATTTCAGACCGTCTGAAGAAAGAGGGACATAAAGCAAAGATGATAATGCAGGTCCACGATGAACTTGTCTTTGAAATTCCCGAGGTGGAACTGGAAATCATAAAGAATCTCGTTATTGAAGAAATGGAAGGGGTCGTGCAACTGAAAGCCCCCTTAAAAGTGGATACGGGTATGGGTCGGAACTGGGCTGAGGCGCATTGAGTTTGGGGAGAAAGCAGCCGTCAAAGGCCTGCAAAAACAACTTATTTTGCCGCAAACAGAAGACTCAGGTTTTCATTCCAGATCTTTACGTTCCTGAAAACATTACTCAAAATTCATTAATCGCAAAGTTGGCGTACCTCACTCTTCCCCCTTCTCCTTCTCAGCCTCCTCACCACTAAAATGATTGATCAGAAAATTTTCATCAGCAGGAGAAAGGTCGAAACGAACACAGGCCGCTTCCACTGTTTTCAGGCTGAAACCGCCTTGCCCTGATATCCACTTGACAGCTTTTCTTAAATTCTCGCCTTCCGGCAAAATACCGCTGCTGCTCATAATAACTCCTTTATATTTTATGAAAACTTCTAATAGGGGCGGTTTTTTGAACCTTTTGATGCCGTTCACAAATTATTGCCCCTTTCCCTTATGAAATAAAGGATTGGAGCCGCTCTTTTTCTTCGGGGCTGCCCATTATAATGAGGTCCATCCCCTCTTCAAACAAAAAATCATCTTTTGGATTGTATTCCCAGTCGCCGTTGGCTTTTTTAACAGCAAGAAGAAGGATATTGGCCGCCTTTTTTATTCCTGTTTCAAAAACCCTTTTACCCGTCAGTTTTGAATCCCCTTTCACAGGGACCTCTTCGATACGGAGATTCTTTTCCTTGTCCCTCAACATGATATCGAGAAAAGAAACAACGGTAGGCCGCACCATCTCCGACGCCATTCTCAGCGCCCCGATAAAGTTTGATGAAACCACCGAGTCGGCCCCCGCCTTTCCAAGCTTCTCCATATTTTTCATTTCATTACAGCGGGCCACAATCCGGAGCGAGGGATTCAACTGCCGCGCGCTCATGGTAATAACCATATTATCTTTGTCATGACCGGTAGAAACCATCATTCCATTTGCCCTTTCTATTGCCGCCTCCTTAAGAAGGTCATCTTCCAGACCGTCTCCCTGTAATGTGGGCACCATTGGAAAGGACCGGCGAACCTTTTCGATATTATCCATTTTAATATCAATAGCAACGGCCCCTCTTTTTGTCTGGCTCAGTTCCTGGATAATATGATAACCCACTCTTCCCACACCACAGACAATGTAATGCCCCTGCATTTTATTTATCATCTTATCCATTTTTTTCCTCCAGAATATTTTTAACAGTTCCCCTTCAACGATAAAGGCCGTCAGGGTAGAAACAAGGTAAAGAAGGGCCCCCATACCTGTAATAATGAGAAATACCGTAAAAACCCTGGCGCCGGGATGGTGAACGAGATCGATAACCTCGCCATAACCGACGGTGGAAAGCGTGATGATAGTCATGTAAAAACAGTCTGAAAGGGAATAGTCAGGTCCACCGATGAGTTTGTATCCAAAGGTGCCGACTGAAACAACGGCAACAAAAAAATACAGGGAAAACTTAAGTCTCTCCTGAAAGGAAGATATTACACTCGACTCTTCAGAGTTCATAAGCTATCCTCGCTAATTGACGGGGCGGATTATAGAAATCTACCTTCAGAGGCGCTACAGGTTAAGGACAAGCGTTTTAAGTTCCGTCATCTCCTCAACGGCATATTTAAGGCCTTCGCGGCCAAGACCACTCTCCTTGACGCCGCCGTAAGGCATATGATCAGCCCTGTAAGTAGGAACATCATTGATAATTACGCCACCCACTTCGAGCACTCTAAAAGCCTTAAATGCCTTGTTTATGTCTTTTGTATAAACCCCCGCCTGTAATCCATAGATAGAGTCGTTCACCATTCGAAGGGCGTCGTCAAAATCATCGTATGAAATGAGGGAAACAAGGGGAGCAAAAACTTCACCGCAAACTACCTGCATGGAGGGAGTGACATTTTCCAGAACCGTCGGCTCAAAAAAAGATCCCTTCCCTTTGCCCCCCAAAAGAATGCAGGCGCCTTCCTTAACGGCTTCATTTACCCGGCGCCCTGTTTTATCGGCAGCCGCCCTGTCAATAAGCGGGCCAATGTCCGTCCCGGCATTCATGGGGTCACCTGATTTAAGTCCCTTCACCTTTTCGACAAACCTTGATTTAAAAATCTCATAAATCTCCCTGTGGAGATAGATCCTCTGCAATGAAATGCAAACCTGTCCCGAATTGGCAAAAGCGCCCATAAGGGCCCTTGTAACAGCAGTATCAATGTCGGCATCGGGCTCTATAATAACTCCCGAATTTGAACCAAGTTCAAGGGTCACCTTTTTCATGCCCGC
Coding sequences within:
- a CDS encoding potassium channel protein — encoded protein: MNSEESSVISSFQERLKFSLYFFVAVVSVGTFGYKLIGGPDYSLSDCFYMTIITLSTVGYGEVIDLVHHPGARVFTVFLIITGMGALLYLVSTLTAFIVEGELLKIFWRKKMDKMINKMQGHYIVCGVGRVGYHIIQELSQTKRGAVAIDIKMDNIEKVRRSFPMVPTLQGDGLEDDLLKEAAIERANGMMVSTGHDKDNMVITMSARQLNPSLRIVARCNEMKNMEKLGKAGADSVVSSNFIGALRMASEMVRPTVVSFLDIMLRDKEKNLRIEEVPVKGDSKLTGKRVFETGIKKAANILLLAVKKANGDWEYNPKDDFLFEEGMDLIIMGSPEEKERLQSFIS